The following proteins are encoded in a genomic region of Hoeflea phototrophica DFL-43:
- a CDS encoding zinc metallopeptidase, protein MAILGILGVLLVLGLVYAPQFWVGHTMRRHSEDRPDFPGTGGEMAQHLVERFGLKGVGVEATDAGDHYDPEARVVRLSQLNYKGSSLTAVAVAAHEVGHALQHHRGERGLALRQSLVGVAMVTDKIASVFFIAAPVLAIALRTPGAMLGMAVIGIGLLGVRVLVHLVTLPVEYDASFNKALPILREGGYLAEDDIAGARSVLKAAAFTYVAAALTSLLNLARWIRVLR, encoded by the coding sequence ATGGCGATTCTTGGAATCCTGGGCGTGTTGCTGGTGCTGGGCCTTGTCTATGCGCCGCAGTTCTGGGTCGGGCACACGATGCGCCGCCACAGCGAGGACCGGCCGGATTTTCCAGGCACCGGCGGAGAGATGGCGCAGCATCTGGTGGAGCGCTTCGGGCTCAAAGGCGTTGGGGTCGAAGCCACCGATGCCGGCGATCATTATGATCCCGAGGCGCGGGTGGTGCGTCTTTCGCAGTTAAATTACAAGGGTTCCAGCCTCACCGCGGTCGCCGTGGCAGCCCATGAGGTCGGCCATGCGCTGCAGCATCATCGCGGCGAACGCGGGCTGGCGCTTCGGCAGTCGCTGGTTGGCGTCGCCATGGTGACCGACAAAATCGCTTCGGTGTTCTTCATCGCCGCCCCGGTGCTGGCCATCGCGTTGCGCACGCCAGGTGCGATGCTGGGCATGGCGGTGATCGGCATCGGGCTGCTGGGTGTGCGGGTGCTGGTGCACCTGGTCACGCTGCCGGTCGAATATGACGCGAGCTTCAACAAGGCGCTGCCGATCCTGCGCGAAGGCGGCTATCTCGCCGAAGACGACATCGCCGGCGCCCGCAGCGTGCTCAAGGCCGCAGCCTTCACCTATGTCGCCGCGGCGCTCACGAGCCTGCTCAACCTGGCGCGCTGGATACGGGTGTTGCGGTGA
- a CDS encoding class I SAM-dependent methyltransferase, which translates to MNPPDRIEELLTALRAAFADGSLVQLKLGGYHGDEPDLKAVLVKKISTKAGEKYSFTYRYKTRDTIKNHPEDETLALLRHGLASEFRSAQLATTGFDMMFERNGAKIRLKRTEVAGREAPSTEHNRTKNRPLTETGKPWLKALGLAGKNGAIRHDAQDKFRQINKMVEIFAPLVGAIKVERPLIVDMGAGKGYLDFALYDYLATVAKHPVRIVGVEMRDQLVADGNATAKASGFEGLSFEAGTIMEFDASKADAVIALHACDTATDDAIFKGIAAGAALIAVAPCCHKQIRREMEAGQADVRLEPLLRHGIFVERQAEMVTDTLRALLLELNGYRTKVFEFVSDAHTPKNNLIVAEKDGRIGRDREAVLKQIAEIKAMFGIGEHYLEGLLCP; encoded by the coding sequence GTGAATCCTCCCGATCGCATCGAAGAATTGTTGACCGCCTTGCGTGCCGCCTTCGCGGACGGATCGCTGGTGCAGCTCAAGCTTGGCGGCTATCACGGTGACGAGCCGGATCTCAAGGCGGTTCTGGTCAAAAAGATCTCGACCAAGGCGGGCGAGAAATACTCCTTCACCTACCGCTACAAGACCCGTGACACGATCAAGAACCACCCGGAAGACGAGACGCTGGCACTTCTTCGTCACGGCCTCGCGAGCGAATTCCGCAGCGCCCAGTTGGCGACCACCGGGTTCGACATGATGTTCGAGCGCAACGGGGCCAAGATACGGCTCAAGCGCACCGAAGTGGCGGGCCGCGAGGCGCCGTCGACCGAGCACAACCGCACCAAGAACCGGCCACTGACCGAGACCGGCAAGCCATGGCTCAAGGCGCTGGGGCTGGCCGGCAAGAACGGCGCGATCCGCCACGATGCGCAGGACAAGTTCCGCCAGATCAACAAGATGGTGGAGATCTTCGCGCCGCTGGTTGGCGCCATCAAGGTCGAGCGGCCGTTGATCGTCGATATGGGGGCGGGCAAGGGCTATCTCGATTTCGCGCTCTACGACTATCTCGCCACCGTGGCCAAACACCCTGTCCGCATTGTCGGCGTTGAAATGCGCGATCAGCTGGTGGCTGACGGCAACGCCACGGCCAAGGCCTCAGGCTTTGAGGGGCTGAGTTTCGAGGCCGGCACCATCATGGAATTCGACGCCAGCAAGGCCGATGCGGTGATTGCCCTGCATGCCTGCGACACGGCGACGGACGACGCGATCTTCAAGGGTATTGCCGCCGGGGCCGCGCTGATCGCCGTCGCGCCCTGCTGCCACAAGCAGATCCGCCGCGAGATGGAGGCGGGGCAGGCGGACGTGAGGCTCGAGCCGCTGCTGCGCCACGGCATCTTCGTCGAGCGTCAGGCCGAGATGGTCACCGACACGCTTCGTGCGTTGCTGCTTGAGCTCAACGGGTACCGCACAAAGGTGTTCGAATTCGTTTCCGATGCGCACACGCCGAAAAACAATCTGATCGTCGCCGAAAAAGACGGCCGGATCGGCCGCGACCGCGAGGCGGTGCTCAAACAGATTGCCGAGATCAAGGCGATGTTCGGGATCGGCGAGCATTACCTGGAAGGGCTGCTTTGCCCGTAG